TATAAAGAATCTCCACCGTCTAAGCACATTCCATGCAAATACATTGATAAACATGTACTCCAAATTTCGTAAATTCCAAGCTGCTCGGtatgtgtttgatgaaatgcctcataGAAACGAAGCTACGTGGAACACCATGATATCCGCTCTCGTTCGAGTTTCTTTATACCCGGACACATTTCTGTTGTTCAGTCAAATGCGTGCCCAAGGATTTGAAACAAGCGCCTTCGCTATTGCCAGTTTGTTAACTGGTTGCACTGCTTCTCAGGTTATGGTACATCAAGGTTTTCAAATTCAtggtttgattttgaaaaatggTTTTTTGGATAACGTCTATGCCGGTACCGCCCTTTTAAACTTTTATGCTGGGTATGGATTTCATTTGTGTGCACGTAGTCTCTTTGACAGGATGCCCGAAAAGAATGTGGTAACTTGGACCTCGTTGATGGTTGGCTACTCGGACCAGGGAGATTTCATGGAGGTTATAAACCTGTTTCGGAAAATGAGGTCAGAAGATGTCGATTGTAACCAGAATACATTCACCACTGTGATTGGCTCGCTAGAAGACGACTCCTTGGGTCGTCAAGTTCTTGGACATGTTATAAAGTTTGGATACGAAAATGATCTCTCAGTGGCCAACTCTCTTATATCCATGTTTGGTAATTTGGGTAGAGTACAAGAAGCCTGCTATGTTTTCGCTCGTATGAGTGTGCACGACACCATCTCATGGAATTCCATGATTTCTGCGTATGCACGTAATAATTTATACAAAGACTCCTTCCACTGCTTTAACTTAATGCGTTGTGTCCATGAAAACCTGGACTCGATTACACTTTCTGCACTCTTGTCAGTGTGTGGTTCCATGGACAATTTCCTCTGGGGTGCTGCAGTTCATGGTCTGGTGCACAAGCTTGGATTTGATTCAAACTTATTAATATGCAATACCCTTTTGGGCGTGTATGCGGATACTGGAAGACGGAAAGAAATGATAAAGCTGTTTGAAGAGATGCCGGAGAAAGATTTAATCTCATGGAATTCATTAATAGCTGGCCATGTTCAAGAGGGGGAGGGCCTCGATGCTTTGAAAGTGTTTATTAAAATGCTTCAGAGTGCGAATCATGTGACTTTTGCAACTGTCTTAGCTGCTTGTTCAGACCCTGCAGAAGCTGAAATTCTTCATGCACTGGTATTCACAGCCGGCCTTCAAAACAACTTAATTGTTGGAAACGCGTTGGTTACAATGTATGGGAGGCATAGGATGATGTGGAAAGCTGCACGGGTGTTTGAAAGGATGCCCCGTTGGGACTTGGTGACGTGGAACACTCTCATTGGAGGATATGCCGACTGTGAAGAACCAGACCATGCAATCAGAGTGTGTAACTTAATGAGAAGACAGGATGAAGCGACCAACTATATAACCATGGTTCATGTGCTTAGTTCTTGTGCTGCACCGAGCTACCTTCTCAGCCATGGGATGCCATTACACGCGTATGTGATTCGTACTGGTTATGACTCAGATGATTATGTAAAGAATTCTCTTATTACAATGTATGGAAAGTGTCACGATCTCGACTCAAGTACATGTATATTTGACGGATTTGTAAACAAGGATTATGTTTCATGGAACGCAATGCTTGCTGCAAATGTTCACAATGGTCATGGAGAAGAGGCTTTGAAAAGATTCTCAGAGATGAACAAAACCGGTGTACATTTGGACCAATT
The Helianthus annuus cultivar XRQ/B chromosome 6, HanXRQr2.0-SUNRISE, whole genome shotgun sequence genome window above contains:
- the LOC110903748 gene encoding pentatricopeptide repeat-containing protein At3g24000, mitochondrial is translated as MVFGVKATCRAMHQNSSPIILSFLHKGFSEITDEAVGKSLHAYYIKNLHRLSTFHANTLINMYSKFRKFQAARYVFDEMPHRNEATWNTMISALVRVSLYPDTFLLFSQMRAQGFETSAFAIASLLTGCTASQVMVHQGFQIHGLILKNGFLDNVYAGTALLNFYAGYGFHLCARSLFDRMPEKNVVTWTSLMVGYSDQGDFMEVINLFRKMRSEDVDCNQNTFTTVIGSLEDDSLGRQVLGHVIKFGYENDLSVANSLISMFGNLGRVQEACYVFARMSVHDTISWNSMISAYARNNLYKDSFHCFNLMRCVHENLDSITLSALLSVCGSMDNFLWGAAVHGLVHKLGFDSNLLICNTLLGVYADTGRRKEMIKLFEEMPEKDLISWNSLIAGHVQEGEGLDALKVFIKMLQSANHVTFATVLAACSDPAEAEILHALVFTAGLQNNLIVGNALVTMYGRHRMMWKAARVFERMPRWDLVTWNTLIGGYADCEEPDHAIRVCNLMRRQDEATNYITMVHVLSSCAAPSYLLSHGMPLHAYVIRTGYDSDDYVKNSLITMYGKCHDLDSSTCIFDGFVNKDYVSWNAMLAANVHNGHGEEALKRFSEMNKTGVHLDQFSYSAALAAAASLSTLEEGQQLHALTFKFGFDSYQYVMTHITDMYGKCGEINDVLKMLPEPNIRPRVLWNILISAFARQGSFQEAREAFDEMVNTGLKPDHVTFVSLLSACSHGGLVDAGLEYYSLMTRKFGVDVGIEHCVCVIDLLGRSGRLLEAENFIKNMPVPPNDFVWRSLLAACRIHGNSQLGKQAADHLLESNPSDDSAFVLYSNVCATTGKWDAVHDLRVEMESSNVKKKPACSWIKIKRKITSFAIGDKSHYQSDEIYGKLNELKKMIKEAGYVPDTSFALQDIDEEQKEDHLWKHSERLALAYGLIHTPQGSDLQIFKNLRVCGDCHSVFKFISEIERRRIILRDPFRYHHFSSDGKCSCGDYW